One region of Bubalus kerabau isolate K-KA32 ecotype Philippines breed swamp buffalo chromosome 6, PCC_UOA_SB_1v2, whole genome shotgun sequence genomic DNA includes:
- the UBL4B gene encoding ubiquitin-like protein 4B, producing MFLTVKLLLGRRCSLKVSGQESVAMLKKLVSERLHVPEEQQHLLFRGQLLADDKRLFDYRIGPNASISMVMRPLEKPAPEDTHLPQPLWHHLGQVLAKHFGPQDTEAILQLLRREHEECLQRISLGDLEQLARYLLTKEPLAQPTAEREPEVLSPNKEKEKEAVQ from the coding sequence ATGTTCCTCACAGTCAAGCTGCTCCTGGGCCGGAGATGTAGCCTGAAGGTGTCAGGACAGGAGAGCGTGGCCATGCTGAAGAAGCTGGTGTCCGAGCGGCTGCATGTGCCAGAGGAGCAGCAGCACCTGCTCTTCCGCGGCCAGCTGCTGGCAGATGACAAGCGGCTCTTCGACTACCGCATTGGGCCCAACGCCTCCATCAGCATGGTCATGCGGCCCCTGGAGAAGCCAGCGCCTGAGGACACccacctgccccagcccctgTGGCACCACCTGGGCCAGGTCCTGGCCAAACACTTTGGGCCCCAGGACACTGAGGCAATACTGCAGCTGCTGAGGCGGGAGCACGAGGAGTGCCTGCAGAGGATAAGCCTGGGGGACCTGGAGCAGCTGGCACGGTACCTCCTGACCAAGGAGCCACTCGCACAGCCCACTGCGGAGAGGGAGCCTGAGGTTCTGAGTCccaataaggaaaaggaaaaggaggctgTTCAGTAA